In the genome of Cupriavidus malaysiensis, one region contains:
- a CDS encoding type II toxin-antitoxin system HipA family toxin has product MSDHLYVWLYPPEGHEPRLCGRLDLIGGRQCLFSYAPEYLSRQDATALCPDLPLRPGQYTAPASLELHPIFEDAGPDRWGRRVIDRVYNPRRRAAIDYLALAGEDRIGALGFSESDGVYQVNHAPVFHRGDLPSLIEAARAVELQMPIDDRLRRLLRPGGTAGGARPKAVIEDDGIAWIAKFPAEGDDVDFCAIEHASLRLARLCGIETPESRYLQLGRSQTLLVKRFDREPDGSRIHFASARTMLLGEGIQEDQMAYADIAEFARRFSPTPAEDSREVFRRMVLNILIENTDDHAKNHAFLHSGGDRWRLSPVYDIQPQLQGIPYQQLIVGDAGTDPSLANALSQAGRFMLTPAEAYTEAEQLLDTVSRWREVFLESGVSERDIRELEPFMLRDAVLPPQPSRRRSGRSSG; this is encoded by the coding sequence ATGAGTGACCACCTGTATGTCTGGCTCTATCCGCCCGAGGGCCACGAGCCGCGCCTGTGCGGCCGCCTGGATCTGATCGGTGGGCGGCAATGTCTCTTCTCCTACGCGCCCGAGTATTTGAGCCGGCAGGATGCTACCGCTCTCTGCCCCGACCTTCCACTGCGCCCTGGCCAGTACACCGCGCCTGCCAGCTTGGAACTGCATCCGATTTTCGAGGACGCCGGACCGGATCGATGGGGGCGCCGCGTCATCGACCGGGTGTACAACCCCCGGCGGCGGGCCGCGATCGACTATCTCGCTCTCGCAGGGGAGGACCGGATCGGTGCCCTTGGCTTCTCAGAGTCGGATGGGGTCTACCAGGTCAATCACGCGCCGGTCTTTCACCGCGGGGATCTACCGAGCCTCATCGAGGCCGCACGCGCGGTAGAACTGCAGATGCCGATCGACGATCGGCTTCGGCGCCTCCTTCGCCCGGGCGGCACCGCCGGCGGAGCCCGCCCCAAGGCAGTCATTGAAGACGACGGTATTGCGTGGATCGCGAAATTCCCCGCCGAAGGCGATGATGTCGACTTCTGCGCAATCGAGCATGCTTCGTTACGCCTGGCTCGCCTGTGCGGTATCGAGACGCCGGAGTCGCGCTATTTGCAATTGGGGCGCAGTCAAACCCTCCTGGTGAAGCGCTTTGACCGGGAGCCAGACGGCAGCCGCATTCACTTCGCCAGTGCCCGGACGATGCTGCTCGGTGAAGGGATTCAAGAAGACCAGATGGCTTATGCGGATATCGCCGAGTTCGCCCGCCGCTTCTCACCCACGCCAGCCGAGGACAGTCGCGAGGTGTTCCGGCGGATGGTCCTGAACATCCTCATCGAGAATACCGACGACCACGCTAAGAATCACGCGTTCCTGCATAGCGGCGGCGATCGCTGGCGACTGTCGCCCGTCTATGACATCCAGCCGCAGCTACAGGGAATTCCCTACCAGCAGCTCATCGTCGGCGACGCGGGCACGGACCCGAGCTTGGCAAATGCGCTCTCGCAAGCAGGGCGGTTCATGCTAACGCCGGCTGAGGCATACACCGAGGCCGAGCAGTTGCTGGACACCGTGTCACGCTGGCGAGAGGTTTTCCTCGAATCTGGCGTCAGTGAGCGTGATATCCGCGAGCTTGAGCCCTTCATGTTGCGTGACGCTGTACTGCCGCCGCAGCCGAGCAGGCGTCGCTCCGGGCGCTCAAGCGGCTGA
- a CDS encoding helix-turn-helix domain-containing protein translates to MDIISCIMPRKANAVTTLPGPVSRSLVQLGLNLQVARKRRKETMAAFAERMQVSVPTLRKMEQGDPSVSVAVYAMALWLVGRLKWLPEIANPAADDVALDLELSRLQRPAVKSQAKWTKP, encoded by the coding sequence ATGGATATTATTTCTTGCATCATGCCTCGAAAAGCCAATGCCGTCACGACCCTTCCTGGACCGGTCAGCCGCTCGCTGGTTCAGCTCGGCCTCAACCTTCAGGTCGCCAGGAAGCGCCGCAAGGAGACAATGGCCGCCTTTGCAGAGCGGATGCAAGTCTCGGTTCCCACGCTCCGGAAGATGGAGCAAGGCGATCCTTCAGTGTCGGTGGCTGTCTATGCGATGGCGCTCTGGCTGGTCGGCCGCTTGAAGTGGCTTCCAGAGATCGCCAACCCTGCCGCCGATGATGTGGCGCTCGACCTGGAGCTCTCGCGCCTGCAGCGGCCGGCGGTCAAGTCGCAAGCCAAGTGGACGAAGCCATGA
- a CDS encoding AbrB/MazE/SpoVT family DNA-binding domain-containing protein, with amino-acid sequence MELSIQKWGNSAAVRLPTTLLEQLKVALGDKLSVEVRPDGVMLKPARHKYSLDELLAQCDSKAPTPEGLDDWSGAKPVGREVW; translated from the coding sequence ATGGAACTGTCGATTCAGAAATGGGGTAACAGCGCGGCCGTGCGCCTGCCCACGACCTTGCTTGAACAACTCAAGGTGGCGTTGGGCGACAAACTGTCCGTGGAGGTGCGTCCGGATGGTGTCATGCTTAAACCAGCCAGGCACAAGTATTCACTCGATGAACTGCTTGCGCAGTGCGACTCCAAGGCGCCGACGCCTGAAGGGCTGGATGATTGGAGCGGGGCTAAGCCGGTTGGGCGCGAAGTATGGTGA
- a CDS encoding type II toxin-antitoxin system ChpB family toxin → MVRRAKFDRGDIVRVSLNPTEGREQQGDFRPALVLSPAAFNALGVALVAPITQGGDFARFAGFAVPLSGAGTETQGVALVNMVRTLDLEARGARKIERAPAEVVEDALARLQTILD, encoded by the coding sequence ATGGTGAGGCGCGCGAAGTTCGACCGGGGCGACATTGTGCGGGTGAGCCTGAACCCAACGGAGGGGCGTGAGCAGCAAGGGGATTTCCGTCCCGCGCTCGTGCTGTCACCGGCAGCATTCAACGCTCTGGGTGTTGCCCTGGTGGCACCGATTACGCAGGGCGGCGATTTCGCTCGATTCGCCGGATTTGCCGTACCGTTGTCCGGGGCGGGCACGGAGACTCAAGGCGTCGCGCTGGTGAACATGGTGCGCACTCTGGATCTTGAGGCTCGCGGTGCGAGGAAGATCGAACGGGCACCTGCCGAGGTCGTGGAAGATGCGCTCGCCCGTCTTCAAACCATCCTGGATTAG
- a CDS encoding cupin domain-containing protein, whose protein sequence is MSDTNIDTCTQAPATRGQGIAIPLLDKARRIDGHWQPRVVAEMNDYQFKVVKIEGDFVWHQHADTDETFIVLEGELRIDLRDRSLLLRAGELAVVPKGVEHKTYAAAEAKLLLIEPRGVLNTGDEGGERTAANDIWI, encoded by the coding sequence ATGTCCGACACCAACATCGACACCTGCACCCAAGCCCCCGCCACGCGCGGCCAAGGCATCGCCATCCCCCTGCTGGACAAGGCCCGCCGCATCGACGGGCACTGGCAACCGCGCGTAGTCGCCGAGATGAACGACTACCAGTTCAAGGTCGTGAAGATCGAAGGCGACTTCGTCTGGCACCAGCACGCCGACACCGACGAAACCTTCATCGTGCTGGAAGGCGAACTGCGCATCGACCTGCGCGACCGCAGCCTGCTGCTGCGCGCCGGCGAATTGGCCGTGGTACCGAAAGGCGTGGAGCACAAAACCTATGCCGCGGCCGAGGCCAAGCTGCTGCTGATCGAACCGCGCGGCGTGCTGAATACGGGCGACGAAGGCGGCGAGCGCACGGCAGCCAACGACATCTGGATCTGA
- a CDS encoding AraC family transcriptional regulator has product MTARQAQPRPDWVHRATPIAGVERIEAFFHGKAYAMHRHDTYAIGRTLAGVQSFQYRRGMRHSLPGQTLVLHPDEAHDGQAGTDAGFRYRMIYVEPALFQDVLGGTALPFIEGGISTDARLRAATDTLLQQVSHPLEPLEQSDALAELAHALAAVSGQRPMRTTGDFPSARRAREYLHAQAHRVVTLEELEHATGRDRWSLCRDFRTFYGTTPYRYLVMRRLDTARRLMLHGLSLADAAASAGFADQSHMTRHFSKTYGHTPARWLQIASAPRRR; this is encoded by the coding sequence ATGACCGCCCGCCAAGCGCAACCCCGCCCCGACTGGGTCCACCGCGCCACACCCATCGCCGGCGTGGAACGCATCGAAGCCTTTTTCCACGGCAAGGCCTACGCCATGCACCGGCATGACACCTACGCCATCGGCCGCACCCTGGCCGGGGTGCAGAGCTTCCAGTACCGGCGCGGCATGCGCCACAGCCTGCCCGGCCAGACCCTGGTGCTGCATCCCGACGAAGCGCACGACGGGCAGGCCGGCACCGACGCCGGCTTCCGCTACCGCATGATCTACGTCGAGCCCGCGCTGTTCCAGGACGTGCTGGGCGGCACGGCCCTGCCCTTCATCGAAGGCGGCATCAGCACCGACGCCCGCCTGCGGGCCGCCACCGACACCCTGCTCCAGCAAGTCAGCCACCCGCTCGAACCCCTGGAGCAAAGCGACGCCCTGGCCGAACTGGCCCACGCGCTCGCCGCCGTGTCCGGCCAGCGCCCGATGCGCACCACCGGCGACTTCCCCAGCGCCCGGCGTGCGCGCGAGTACCTGCACGCGCAAGCGCACCGCGTCGTCACACTGGAAGAACTGGAACACGCCACCGGCCGCGACCGCTGGAGCCTGTGCCGCGACTTCCGCACCTTCTACGGCACCACCCCCTACCGCTACCTGGTCATGCGCCGCCTGGACACCGCACGCCGGCTGATGCTGCACGGCCTCAGCCTGGCCGACGCGGCCGCATCCGCCGGCTTCGCCGACCAGAGCCACATGACCCGCCACTTCAGCAAGACCTACGGCCACACCCCCGCGCGCTGGCTGCAGATCGCCAGCGCGCCGCGCCGGCGCTGA
- a CDS encoding NUDIX hydrolase yields MTPTKACPIVLRAVQNHLEILAFEHPLAGMQLIKGTIEAGEHPADAAVRELHEESGIEGVAAVDLGLWESGYEGQVWSLHLCQVAHPLPDTWVHHTQDDGGHDFRFFWHPLDQVPSDRWHGLFRDALSTISERLATMP; encoded by the coding sequence ATGACACCCACCAAAGCCTGCCCCATCGTACTGAGAGCCGTGCAGAACCACCTCGAAATCCTCGCATTCGAACATCCGCTGGCGGGCATGCAACTGATCAAGGGCACGATCGAGGCCGGCGAACACCCGGCGGATGCCGCCGTCCGCGAATTGCACGAGGAGTCCGGCATTGAAGGCGTGGCAGCGGTCGACCTGGGCCTGTGGGAATCCGGCTATGAGGGCCAGGTCTGGTCGCTTCACCTCTGCCAGGTCGCCCATCCGCTGCCGGACACCTGGGTGCATCACACGCAGGACGATGGTGGCCATGACTTCCGCTTCTTCTGGCACCCATTGGATCAGGTGCCGTCGGATCGATGGCATGGGTTGTTCCGCGATGCGCTCTCGACCATCTCCGAGCGGCTCGCGACGATGCCCTAG
- a CDS encoding type VI secretion system Vgr family protein, giving the protein MSHRLPFLSPRTVTLRSDGLSEILEQATLTVARVTGKESLNDLFSYDIDLKTPDTQWGPGGPAANLDLPSLQGKELTLEIQLEGYGRGLAGNVGAGTREITGIVTQVIGPISEGRHYVYRLTLQPWLFLATLTSDYRLFQQKTVVEILSELLADYIFPVDNRLDVARYPKREYQVQYGETDYAFFKRLTEEWGITFFFAHSERRHRLVLTDGNGAFRRCASPAYHTLLWRPSPDRADAEHLYDFHVHDQLVSGKWCSNDYDFVKPRADLAVATDDPRDTAHAGGEIYRYPGDHAQPATGNDPWREGDMLARIRMEAIRQHGSRVAGAGNVRCIVAGTTFALQGFAQAAANREYLVIATELTLEDVAEASGQGHSWHCVAAFQAQSSTEIFRPDLTLPKPLAFGPHTATVVGPDEQELWVDEFGRVKIQFHWDRIGQRNANSSCWVRVAQAWQGDQYGASHLPRIGQEVIVHFTHGDPDCPLVTGRLANRVNQSPWHLPDQHALSGFRSKELFGERHNTFLQDDTQGQIQTQIGSDHQATMLSMGHIVRVADHSGRREKRGEGYELRTDAWGVLRAGSGMLLTAEVRPNAVSYHKDIFETTKRLAGACQVHQALGDAADHLGAQASEQLDVAKALAAQHDTLQGQGEQGEFAAPHLVLAAPAAIAATAAQDIHLHSQGHTALTTGEHLSLATAKSLLASAMDRIVLFAHKAGMRLFAAKGKIEIQAQNDAIEIIAQKVLRLISAQDRVEITAAKEVLIVGNGSYVRLNESGIELGTAGTWTAHAASHAMPGPKTAGQAIPVMPDGDFRQVEHFVLADHHAGTRLVNQCYRITLTSGRVIEGKTNAHGETELATSNASEIAKIEILRNTDPNSVIAVLTQMVITPK; this is encoded by the coding sequence ATGAGCCATCGACTGCCGTTCTTGAGTCCCCGCACCGTCACCCTGCGTAGTGACGGGTTGTCCGAGATTCTCGAACAAGCCACCTTGACAGTTGCACGCGTCACGGGCAAGGAAAGCTTGAACGACCTGTTCTCCTACGACATCGATCTCAAGACCCCCGATACTCAGTGGGGCCCCGGTGGGCCGGCAGCGAACCTCGATCTGCCGTCCCTCCAGGGCAAGGAACTGACGCTGGAGATTCAACTGGAGGGCTACGGCAGGGGCCTTGCCGGCAACGTCGGTGCCGGCACGAGGGAGATCACCGGCATCGTTACCCAGGTCATCGGGCCGATCTCAGAAGGGCGGCACTATGTCTATCGCCTCACGCTGCAGCCATGGCTGTTCCTGGCGACGCTCACCTCCGACTACAGGCTCTTCCAGCAGAAGACTGTTGTAGAGATCCTGAGCGAGCTGCTGGCGGACTACATATTCCCGGTGGACAATCGCCTGGACGTTGCGCGCTATCCCAAGCGCGAATATCAGGTCCAGTACGGTGAAACCGACTACGCCTTCTTCAAGCGCCTCACTGAAGAATGGGGGATTACCTTCTTCTTCGCGCATTCGGAACGCCGCCACCGACTGGTACTGACCGATGGCAATGGAGCATTCCGTCGCTGCGCCAGCCCTGCTTATCACACGCTCCTCTGGCGTCCCTCGCCGGACCGCGCCGACGCCGAACACCTGTACGACTTTCACGTGCATGACCAGTTGGTTTCCGGCAAGTGGTGCAGCAATGACTACGACTTCGTCAAGCCGAGGGCCGACCTGGCCGTGGCCACGGACGATCCGCGCGACACGGCCCATGCCGGCGGAGAGATCTACCGCTATCCTGGCGACCATGCCCAGCCTGCCACGGGCAACGATCCCTGGCGCGAAGGCGACATGCTTGCCCGTATCCGCATGGAAGCGATCCGGCAGCACGGCAGCCGCGTCGCCGGCGCCGGTAATGTGCGATGCATTGTGGCGGGTACCACTTTCGCCCTCCAAGGCTTTGCCCAGGCCGCCGCCAACCGCGAGTACCTGGTCATCGCCACGGAACTGACACTGGAAGACGTGGCCGAGGCCTCCGGCCAGGGTCACTCGTGGCATTGTGTGGCCGCCTTCCAGGCCCAGTCGAGCACCGAGATTTTCCGGCCCGACCTCACCCTGCCAAAGCCGCTCGCCTTCGGCCCGCATACCGCCACGGTCGTGGGGCCGGATGAACAGGAACTCTGGGTCGATGAGTTCGGCCGCGTCAAGATCCAGTTCCACTGGGACCGGATCGGCCAGCGCAATGCCAACAGCTCATGCTGGGTGCGCGTGGCACAGGCCTGGCAAGGGGATCAGTACGGCGCCAGCCACCTGCCGCGTATCGGGCAGGAGGTCATTGTCCATTTCACGCACGGCGATCCGGACTGCCCGCTCGTCACCGGGCGGCTGGCGAACCGTGTCAACCAGTCGCCATGGCACCTGCCCGACCAGCACGCGCTGTCAGGATTCCGCAGCAAGGAACTGTTCGGCGAGCGCCACAACACCTTCCTGCAAGACGACACCCAGGGCCAGATCCAGACCCAGATCGGCAGCGACCACCAGGCCACGATGCTCAGCATGGGCCATATCGTGCGAGTGGCCGATCACAGCGGGCGACGCGAGAAGCGCGGCGAGGGATACGAGCTGCGCACCGATGCTTGGGGCGTGCTGCGCGCTGGCTCCGGCATGCTGCTGACTGCCGAAGTGCGGCCGAACGCGGTCAGCTATCACAAGGATATCTTCGAGACGACAAAGCGGCTGGCTGGCGCCTGCCAAGTCCACCAGGCATTGGGTGACGCCGCCGACCACCTGGGCGCCCAGGCATCCGAGCAATTGGATGTAGCCAAGGCCCTGGCGGCACAGCACGACACCCTGCAAGGGCAAGGCGAACAAGGAGAATTCGCCGCGCCACACCTGGTGCTGGCGGCCCCGGCCGCGATCGCCGCCACCGCCGCGCAGGACATTCACCTGCACAGCCAAGGGCACACTGCCTTGACGACGGGAGAACATCTGTCATTGGCCACCGCCAAAAGCCTGTTAGCCAGCGCCATGGACCGCATCGTGCTGTTCGCACACAAAGCGGGAATGCGGCTGTTTGCCGCCAAAGGCAAGATCGAGATCCAGGCACAGAACGACGCCATCGAGATCATCGCGCAGAAGGTGCTGAGACTCATCAGCGCGCAGGACCGCGTCGAGATCACTGCCGCCAAGGAAGTGCTGATCGTCGGCAATGGCAGCTATGTACGCCTGAACGAAAGCGGCATCGAACTCGGCACCGCAGGCACATGGACGGCTCACGCCGCCAGTCACGCCATGCCAGGGCCGAAGACCGCCGGGCAGGCGATACCCGTCATGCCCGATGGAGACTTTCGGCAAGTCGAGCATTTCGTGCTGGCGGACCACCACGCAGGCACCCGCCTGGTGAATCAGTGCTATCGCATCACCTTGACCAGCGGCCGCGTCATCGAGGGAAAGACGAATGCCCACGGTGAAACGGAATTAGCCACCAGCAACGCCAGCGAGATCGCCAAGATCGAAATCCTGCGCAATACGGATCCGAACAGCGTCATCGCCGTACTGACCCAGATGGTGATCACCCCGAAATGA
- a CDS encoding hydrolase, whose amino-acid sequence MLPKLDPNTTALVLIDLQQGILGFGKAPRPGSAVVATAATLARRFRAVNAPVVLVRVGWSADFGDALKQPIDQPTPLPPGGLPANWWDYPAELAPEARDIQITKRQWNAFHGTELDLQLRRRGIQTIVLGGISTNIGVESTARAAYELGYSLVLVEDAMSCAATEQHQASLDFIFPRLGRVRQSGEVLEALAE is encoded by the coding sequence GTGCTGCCGAAACTCGACCCCAACACCACCGCCCTCGTCCTGATCGATCTCCAGCAAGGCATCCTTGGCTTCGGCAAGGCGCCGCGCCCCGGCAGTGCCGTCGTCGCCACCGCGGCCACGCTGGCCAGGCGCTTCCGCGCAGTGAACGCGCCCGTCGTGCTGGTCCGGGTCGGCTGGAGCGCAGACTTCGGCGACGCGCTCAAGCAGCCCATCGACCAGCCCACGCCGCTGCCCCCCGGCGGCCTGCCGGCGAACTGGTGGGACTACCCCGCCGAACTCGCGCCGGAAGCGCGCGACATCCAGATCACGAAGCGCCAGTGGAACGCCTTCCACGGCACCGAGCTCGACCTGCAACTGCGGCGCCGTGGCATCCAGACCATCGTGCTCGGCGGGATCTCGACCAATATCGGCGTCGAGTCGACGGCCCGCGCCGCGTACGAACTCGGCTACTCGCTGGTGCTGGTCGAAGACGCCATGAGCTGCGCCGCGACGGAGCAGCACCAGGCATCGCTGGACTTCATCTTCCCGCGGCTGGGCCGGGTGCGGCAGTCCGGCGAGGTGCTGGAAGCCCTGGCGGAATGA
- a CDS encoding TetR/AcrR family transcriptional regulator, with translation MNSQKSTQKPTPLPGEPKAPRRARGHARVATLLEAASAEFADKGFEATTMTAIAARAQSSIGSLYQFFPTKEQVAATLLEQYVGELEAVLDRLREEVPSLDVAIVAGRLATLFLAFRATHPAFVALADVPALVSAEATGAAGVRERMRGGIAAVLAALAPGLPAPEAWLRAVIVQHLMKAAVTLGLDATVDDPGAAMAEFQRVVQGYLEDAMAAGRAAQAGAARRGAASKGRAASGGGARRQGKSGESA, from the coding sequence ATGAACTCACAAAAGTCAACGCAGAAGCCAACGCCGCTACCGGGTGAGCCCAAGGCGCCGCGCCGCGCGCGCGGCCATGCGCGCGTCGCCACCTTGCTGGAAGCCGCCAGCGCCGAGTTTGCCGACAAGGGGTTCGAGGCCACGACGATGACGGCGATCGCCGCGCGCGCGCAGTCGTCGATCGGTTCGCTCTACCAGTTCTTCCCGACCAAGGAGCAGGTCGCCGCGACACTGCTGGAGCAGTACGTGGGCGAGCTGGAAGCGGTGCTCGACAGATTGCGCGAGGAGGTGCCGTCGCTCGACGTGGCCATCGTGGCGGGGCGGCTGGCGACGCTGTTCCTGGCCTTCCGCGCCACGCATCCGGCCTTCGTGGCGCTGGCCGATGTGCCGGCCCTCGTTTCGGCCGAGGCGACGGGCGCGGCCGGCGTACGCGAGCGCATGCGCGGCGGCATCGCCGCGGTGCTGGCGGCCCTCGCGCCGGGTTTGCCGGCGCCGGAGGCCTGGTTGCGCGCGGTGATCGTCCAGCACCTGATGAAGGCGGCCGTCACGTTGGGACTGGATGCGACGGTGGATGATCCCGGCGCGGCGATGGCCGAGTTCCAGCGCGTGGTCCAGGGCTACCTGGAGGATGCGATGGCGGCCGGCCGCGCCGCGCAGGCCGGCGCCGCGCGGCGCGGCGCGGCATCCAAGGGGCGCGCCGCGTCAGGGGGGGGCGCGAGGCGCCAGGGCAAGTCGGGCGAGTCGGCTTGA
- a CDS encoding serine hydrolase domain-containing protein — protein sequence MEKEKTSRRRAHRPRKDRAAAAMAFLMALGGAAVAQSPAPDPAAAAVPTATAGNGIGPQAGGVMQGFPPPPPMRVNKANAFLPPYLRWSFRHARETSPTAGLRHARTPMPLPERPARDLDDLQFPLDGQPVKLADYLRDTHTDGFIVLHQGRIVFERYLEGFGPAQPHIWASMTKSVTGLMAAMLMVDGRLDPDARLSAYVPELAGTPFGDATLQKNLDMEVAVAYAPELPPDLGLFGAVGLIPRRAGAPDNIYAFLKTVSAAQAPAAPDYWFYQNGSPEAVAWALRRIAGQSWAELAQERIWSRLAEDDAYIQVDPLGTEMASGGLSTTLRDAARFAEAVRRAEAGDAGAGLPVAAVRRALRPRANQAGFAKGRLAAGRPGYTYGDYWYQVNDSDGSVEAGGRFGQKIYINPKRELTVVKFSSSPDSAPRAATAEAGSVAANAAANNRSLESETTFIAAIQAIYAAISR from the coding sequence ATGGAGAAGGAAAAGACATCCCGCCGCCGCGCGCATCGGCCGCGCAAGGACCGGGCAGCGGCCGCCATGGCATTCCTGATGGCGCTTGGCGGGGCGGCGGTGGCGCAGTCGCCGGCCCCCGATCCCGCTGCCGCTGCCGTTCCCACTGCCACTGCCGGTAATGGGATCGGCCCGCAGGCGGGCGGCGTCATGCAGGGCTTTCCTCCTCCGCCGCCGATGCGCGTGAACAAGGCCAACGCCTTCCTGCCGCCCTATCTGCGCTGGTCCTTCCGCCATGCCCGCGAAACCTCGCCGACCGCGGGACTCCGGCATGCCCGCACGCCCATGCCGCTGCCGGAGCGTCCCGCGCGTGATCTCGACGATCTGCAATTCCCGCTGGACGGGCAGCCGGTGAAACTGGCCGACTACCTCCGCGACACTCACACCGACGGCTTCATCGTGCTGCACCAGGGCCGCATCGTCTTCGAGCGCTACCTGGAAGGTTTCGGACCGGCGCAGCCGCACATCTGGGCTTCCATGACCAAGTCGGTCACGGGCCTGATGGCGGCCATGCTGATGGTCGACGGCAGGCTCGACCCGGACGCCAGGCTGTCCGCCTACGTGCCCGAGCTGGCCGGCACCCCCTTCGGCGACGCGACGCTGCAGAAGAACCTCGACATGGAAGTGGCGGTCGCCTACGCGCCGGAGCTTCCGCCCGACCTGGGGCTGTTTGGCGCGGTCGGGCTGATCCCGCGCCGCGCCGGCGCGCCGGACAATATCTACGCGTTCCTCAAGACGGTCTCGGCTGCCCAGGCGCCTGCCGCGCCGGACTACTGGTTCTACCAGAACGGATCGCCGGAAGCCGTCGCCTGGGCGCTGCGCCGCATCGCCGGGCAATCGTGGGCGGAGCTGGCGCAGGAACGGATCTGGTCCAGGCTGGCGGAAGACGACGCCTATATCCAGGTCGATCCGCTGGGCACGGAGATGGCCAGCGGCGGCCTCAGCACGACGCTGCGCGACGCGGCCCGTTTCGCCGAAGCCGTGCGCCGCGCCGAGGCCGGCGATGCCGGCGCGGGCCTGCCGGTGGCCGCCGTGCGCCGCGCCCTGCGGCCGCGCGCCAACCAGGCGGGCTTCGCCAAAGGCCGTCTCGCGGCCGGCCGGCCCGGCTACACCTATGGCGACTACTGGTACCAGGTCAATGACAGCGACGGCTCGGTCGAGGCCGGCGGGCGCTTCGGGCAGAAGATCTACATCAACCCGAAGCGGGAACTGACGGTGGTGAAGTTCTCGTCGAGCCCGGATTCGGCCCCGCGCGCCGCCACGGCGGAAGCAGGAAGCGTGGCGGCCAACGCGGCGGCCAACAACCGGTCGTTGGAATCCGAGACAACCTTCATCGCGGCGATCCAGGCCATCTACGCGGCCATCTCGCGCTGA
- a CDS encoding alpha/beta hydrolase — translation MPLDAGIEGLLRQWAAAGESAAPADIARLRADTDAGLRQLHGPQASVGRVAVFEVPARDGATLRVHGYWPEACMARGMAQPALVFAHGGGWCLGSAEVYDNPCRELANATASVVLSVDYRLAPEHRYPVPLHDVFDALRWVFDNAARLGLDPGRIGVAGDSAGGNLAAASCLLARDDGRIAIAHQLLIYPVLSHRMDGTSYQRFGEGYYLTRELMRYCFAMYLADPGDGEAPTVSPLLAPRLQGLPEATILTAEFDPLRSEAEDYGARLAAAGVKASVRQLDGMIHGCLHMKGLTPAAGAVFEAAGRGVREAFGTRR, via the coding sequence ATGCCGCTCGATGCCGGGATAGAAGGCCTGCTGCGCCAGTGGGCGGCGGCAGGCGAGAGCGCGGCGCCGGCGGATATCGCGCGCCTGCGCGCCGATACCGATGCCGGCCTGCGCCAGCTGCACGGGCCGCAGGCGAGCGTTGGGCGCGTGGCGGTGTTCGAGGTGCCGGCGCGGGACGGGGCCACGCTGCGCGTGCACGGCTATTGGCCCGAGGCCTGCATGGCGCGCGGCATGGCGCAGCCGGCGCTGGTGTTCGCGCACGGCGGCGGCTGGTGCCTCGGCTCGGCCGAGGTCTACGACAACCCCTGCCGCGAGCTGGCCAACGCGACCGCCAGCGTGGTGCTGTCGGTGGACTACCGGCTCGCGCCGGAGCACCGCTATCCGGTGCCCCTGCACGATGTGTTCGACGCCCTGCGCTGGGTCTTCGACAACGCCGCGCGGCTCGGCCTCGATCCCGGCCGCATCGGCGTGGCCGGCGATAGCGCGGGCGGCAATCTTGCCGCTGCCTCGTGCCTGCTGGCGCGCGACGACGGCCGCATCGCCATCGCCCACCAGCTGCTGATCTATCCGGTGCTGAGCCACCGGATGGATGGCACGTCCTACCAGCGCTTCGGCGAGGGCTACTACCTGACGCGCGAACTGATGCGGTACTGCTTCGCGATGTATCTCGCCGACCCGGGCGACGGCGAGGCCCCGACCGTGTCGCCGCTGCTCGCGCCGCGGCTGCAGGGGCTGCCCGAGGCCACCATCCTGACGGCGGAATTCGATCCGCTGCGCAGCGAGGCGGAGGACTACGGCGCGCGCCTGGCCGCCGCCGGCGTCAAGGCGAGCGTGCGGCAGCTCGATGGCATGATTCATGGCTGCCTCCACATGAAGGGGCTGACGCCCGCGGCCGGCGCGGTGTTCGAGGCGGCGGGGCGGGGCGTGCGGGAGGCCTTCGGGACGCGGCGTTGA